The following proteins are co-located in the Pseudoalteromonas sp. N1230-9 genome:
- a CDS encoding RICIN domain-containing protein, with protein MKTTKLKNAMQKAGLASLFALSFGALTGCQTTAEDNTAKADVAATAKAPIQDNGIFTNPLFPNGADPWLEYWDGNYYLTTTTWTSELVMRKSPTLAGLADATPINVWSDSNPERCCNFWAFEFHRLKGPNGYRWYMMYTAGTDGTLDNQHLNVLESAGDDPMGPYEYKGALMPNVWNIDGNYLTYKDKLYVIYSQWQGDQQLNIIAEMENPWTLKKNSPHTVITRPELDWEISGRKVTEGAEILQHNGRTFMTYSASFCNTPDYKLGMLELVGDDPLKASSWKKYERPVFERTEEVFGPGHNGFFTSPDGTEDWLVYHGNDSVEHGCSATRSLRAQKFTWNDDGTPSFGKPLTPGVEVAPPSGEYGPLVTRVQGQRYQLVNATSSLCLDIAADPQDARAVQRQCASTNGQWVIDATTDGFVRLANREDSKFLELESCNDADNAKVQSAAWRNNFCQQWKVAPSTDGNVSITNRYTGKPLAVAGCSAAQNQAVLQQSDATACGDWQLRPMGSVVVLSQQSGKALSVADTVKAGTNVEQQAYTHKDAQQWFFTPTDTGYVSLKQSADSEFCAAVADNALVPGANVEMASCAAKTAQWRIAPVEGGGVMLINRYTKQALGLSNCGLAENTNFAQQPDLGNKCQVFHLREPN; from the coding sequence GTGAAAACAACAAAGCTTAAAAACGCAATGCAAAAGGCTGGTTTAGCTAGCCTATTTGCCTTGTCGTTTGGCGCTCTGACGGGCTGTCAGACTACGGCTGAAGACAACACAGCCAAAGCAGATGTCGCAGCCACAGCAAAAGCGCCAATCCAAGATAATGGTATTTTTACTAATCCTCTTTTCCCAAATGGCGCCGATCCATGGCTTGAGTATTGGGATGGTAACTATTACCTAACTACAACAACGTGGACTTCTGAGTTAGTGATGCGTAAATCACCAACATTAGCGGGCCTTGCTGATGCAACACCTATCAATGTTTGGTCTGATTCAAACCCTGAACGTTGCTGTAACTTCTGGGCGTTTGAATTCCATCGCCTAAAAGGACCAAACGGCTACCGTTGGTACATGATGTACACGGCGGGTACTGATGGCACTTTAGATAACCAACACTTAAACGTATTAGAAAGTGCTGGTGACGATCCTATGGGTCCATACGAATACAAGGGCGCATTAATGCCTAACGTATGGAACATCGACGGTAACTACCTAACGTACAAAGATAAGTTGTATGTGATCTACTCACAATGGCAGGGTGATCAGCAATTAAACATTATTGCTGAAATGGAAAACCCATGGACTCTGAAGAAGAACTCACCGCATACGGTGATCACGCGTCCTGAGTTAGATTGGGAAATCAGTGGTCGCAAAGTAACTGAAGGCGCTGAAATTTTACAGCACAATGGCCGTACGTTTATGACGTACTCAGCAAGCTTCTGTAATACTCCTGATTACAAACTAGGTATGCTTGAGCTTGTTGGTGACGATCCGCTTAAAGCGAGCAGCTGGAAAAAATACGAAAGGCCAGTATTTGAGCGTACAGAAGAAGTGTTTGGCCCTGGTCACAACGGCTTTTTCACATCGCCAGACGGCACAGAAGATTGGTTAGTTTATCACGGTAATGATTCGGTAGAGCACGGTTGTAGTGCGACGCGTTCATTACGTGCGCAAAAATTCACTTGGAACGACGATGGCACACCAAGCTTTGGTAAACCATTAACACCAGGCGTTGAAGTAGCTCCGCCATCAGGTGAATACGGCCCACTGGTAACGCGAGTGCAAGGTCAACGTTATCAATTAGTGAATGCAACAAGCAGCTTATGTTTAGACATTGCAGCTGATCCACAAGATGCACGTGCAGTTCAACGTCAGTGTGCAAGCACCAATGGTCAATGGGTTATTGATGCAACAACAGATGGTTTTGTTCGTTTAGCTAACCGTGAAGACAGCAAGTTCTTAGAGCTTGAAAGCTGTAATGACGCAGATAACGCTAAAGTACAATCTGCAGCATGGCGCAATAATTTCTGCCAGCAATGGAAAGTAGCACCAAGTACAGATGGTAATGTATCTATTACTAACCGTTACACAGGCAAGCCATTAGCGGTTGCTGGTTGTTCTGCCGCACAAAACCAAGCGGTTTTACAGCAAAGCGACGCAACAGCGTGTGGTGACTGGCAATTACGCCCAATGGGCAGTGTTGTTGTATTAAGTCAACAAAGTGGTAAAGCACTTAGCGTGGCAGATACAGTTAAAGCAGGTACTAATGTTGAGCAACAAGCTTACACGCATAAAGATGCACAGCAATGGTTCTTCACACCAACAGATACAGGCTATGTAAGCCTTAAACAAAGCGCTGACAGCGAGTTCTGTGCTGCGGTAGCTGATAACGCCTTAGTACCTGGTGCCAACGTAGAAATGGCTTCCTGTGCAGCGAAAACAGCACAGTGGCGTATTGCTCCGGTAGAAGGTGGTGGTGTGATGCTTATCAACCGTTACACAAAACAAGCGCTTGGTTTAAGTAACTGTGGTTTAGCTGAAAACACTAACTTCGCACAACAACCTGATTTAGGTAATAAGTGCCAAGTGTTCCATCTGCGTGAACCAAATTAA
- a CDS encoding aldose epimerase family protein, whose product MSLQCVFQGLKTTHQTASSNTKKSRGLYALLVTCGIALTPACAHQGDNMTTSPSASMTAYGVLADQTPVNQVTLTNSNGISVDVINYGGIITRIETPDAKGEMGNIVLGLDNLEAYTKATTYYGAIIGRFGNRIANGKFTLNGTEYQLATNDGDNHLHGGVQGFDKKVWNMTPFTTQNSAGVTLSLVSPDGDQGYPGEVTTEVTYTLTNNNTLDMQFIATTSKPTIINMTQHSYFNLAGKGDILDHQMQINAKAITPVDGGLIPTGELMDVAGTPFDFRKAKVIGQDIKASNEQLKLGKGYDHNFVLKDTPSNELIEAATVYEANSGRTLTVYTEEPAVQFYSGNFLDGSTQQASGLVHNFRSGFCLEPQHFPDAPNQPTFPSTTLLPSDVYSTRIVYEFGTK is encoded by the coding sequence ATGTCATTGCAATGTGTTTTCCAAGGTTTAAAAACAACTCATCAAACAGCCAGTTCGAACACGAAAAAGTCGCGCGGGCTTTATGCATTGTTGGTGACATGTGGGATTGCCCTTACACCAGCGTGTGCTCATCAAGGAGACAACATGACGACTTCCCCTTCAGCATCAATGACGGCCTATGGCGTACTTGCTGATCAAACCCCAGTTAATCAAGTAACGCTGACTAACAGCAATGGTATTAGCGTTGATGTGATCAACTACGGCGGCATTATCACGCGTATTGAAACGCCAGATGCAAAAGGCGAAATGGGTAATATTGTACTGGGTTTAGATAACCTAGAAGCATACACAAAAGCGACAACTTACTACGGTGCAATCATCGGGCGTTTTGGTAACCGTATCGCAAACGGTAAATTTACGTTAAATGGCACTGAATACCAATTAGCAACCAACGACGGTGACAACCACTTACATGGTGGTGTGCAAGGCTTTGATAAGAAAGTATGGAACATGACACCGTTCACGACGCAAAACAGCGCAGGTGTTACCTTAAGTTTAGTGAGCCCTGATGGTGACCAAGGTTACCCGGGTGAAGTGACGACAGAAGTGACTTACACGCTAACGAATAACAACACGTTAGATATGCAGTTTATTGCTACGACAAGCAAGCCTACCATCATCAATATGACGCAACACAGCTACTTTAACCTAGCGGGTAAAGGCGACATTCTTGATCACCAAATGCAAATTAACGCAAAAGCAATTACGCCTGTGGATGGCGGCTTGATCCCAACTGGTGAGTTGATGGATGTGGCTGGCACACCGTTTGACTTCCGTAAAGCTAAAGTAATTGGTCAAGATATCAAAGCAAGTAACGAACAACTGAAACTTGGTAAAGGTTATGACCATAACTTTGTGCTTAAAGACACGCCAAGCAATGAACTTATTGAAGCAGCGACGGTTTACGAAGCAAACTCTGGCCGTACGTTAACAGTTTACACAGAAGAGCCTGCAGTACAGTTTTATTCAGGTAACTTCTTAGACGGTAGTACTCAGCAAGCGTCTGGCTTAGTGCATAATTTTAGAAGTGGTTTTTGTTTAGAGCCACAGCATTTCCCTGATGCACCTAATCAGCCAACGTTCCCAAGCACAACATTACTGCCAAGTGACGTGTATTCAACACGCATCGTGTACGAATTTGGTACAAAATAA
- a CDS encoding HAD family hydrolase gives MIDLSAYQGIIFDMDGTLIDSMGSHLQAWQKACEAYGYPFDYDYMYSLGGIPTVKTIEMLNEKFGLEHDPLVVAKDKHQFWVDLQHQPLVIDETVAVLEKYHGVLPMGVGTGADREHAIDHLTDTNLINKIGALVTASDVSKGKPNPETFLKVAALLGVEPSKCVVFEDTQIGYQAAKSAGMDCIMVKDGKIQL, from the coding sequence ATGATCGATTTAAGCGCCTACCAAGGCATTATTTTTGATATGGATGGCACCTTAATTGACTCAATGGGCAGTCACTTACAGGCATGGCAAAAAGCTTGCGAAGCCTATGGCTACCCATTCGATTACGACTATATGTACAGCTTAGGTGGCATTCCGACCGTTAAAACAATTGAAATGCTTAACGAAAAATTTGGTTTAGAACACGACCCTCTAGTTGTGGCAAAAGATAAACACCAGTTTTGGGTTGATTTACAGCACCAACCACTGGTGATTGACGAAACCGTCGCAGTACTTGAAAAGTACCATGGTGTATTGCCAATGGGCGTGGGCACGGGGGCTGATCGCGAACATGCAATTGATCATCTAACAGATACGAATTTAATTAATAAAATAGGTGCCTTAGTGACTGCCAGTGATGTTAGTAAAGGCAAGCCGAACCCAGAAACATTCTTAAAAGTGGCAGCGCTTTTAGGTGTTGAACCAAGTAAATGTGTGGTGTTTGAAGACACGCAAATTGGCTACCAAGCCGCCAAAAGTGCGGGGATGGATTGCATCATGGTGAAAGACGGCAAAATCCAACTTTAG
- the araA gene encoding L-arabinose isomerase has product MTTMTKEVWFVTGSQHLYGPKVLETVAKDSEAIVAGLNSEANLPVNLVCKPTVKSPEEIHAVCQAANTDPNCVGLVLWMHTFSPAKMWIAGLSELRKPWLHLHTQFNAALPWSDINMNYMNTHQSAHGDREFGFIGTVMRKERKVVAGHWQRADVQQQLDDWCRAAKGWAESQTLKVARFGDNMRQVAVTEGNKVSAQITFGYEVHAFGVAELVKVVDTITEEEVDAQLELYKQDYVIADETLQDDYAVKMLRNEARLELGMERFLEKGGFKAFTNCFEDLSGLSGLPGLATQRLMSKGYGYGGEGDWKTAAMVRIMKVMGEGRDGGCSFMEDYTYNMGETDQVLGAHMLEVCPSIAAQKPRLEVHQHTIGVKCDVGRLLFTAKPGAAINVSPIDMGNRFRILINEVDTVAPPADLPHLPVASALWEPKPNLSVASAAWIHAGGAHHTAYSQAVTTDMIIDFAEMAGVETMIIDNDTTIRGFKTELRHNAAYYMLKRGL; this is encoded by the coding sequence ATGACGACGATGACGAAAGAAGTCTGGTTTGTTACCGGCTCACAACATCTTTATGGTCCTAAGGTGTTAGAAACGGTTGCCAAAGACAGCGAAGCAATTGTAGCGGGCTTAAACAGCGAAGCTAATCTACCAGTAAACTTGGTATGTAAGCCTACCGTTAAGTCACCTGAAGAAATTCACGCTGTTTGCCAAGCGGCAAATACGGATCCTAACTGTGTTGGCTTAGTATTATGGATGCACACTTTCTCACCTGCGAAAATGTGGATTGCTGGCCTAAGCGAATTACGTAAGCCTTGGTTACACCTACATACTCAGTTCAATGCAGCCCTTCCTTGGTCTGACATCAACATGAACTACATGAATACGCACCAAAGTGCACACGGTGACCGTGAGTTCGGTTTCATCGGTACTGTAATGCGTAAAGAGCGTAAAGTTGTTGCAGGTCACTGGCAACGTGCTGACGTACAACAGCAGTTAGATGACTGGTGTCGTGCGGCAAAAGGTTGGGCAGAAAGCCAAACACTTAAAGTTGCGCGTTTTGGCGACAACATGCGTCAAGTTGCAGTTACTGAAGGTAACAAAGTTTCAGCGCAAATTACTTTTGGTTATGAAGTACACGCGTTTGGTGTCGCTGAGCTTGTAAAAGTGGTTGATACTATCACTGAAGAAGAAGTTGATGCACAGTTAGAGCTTTATAAGCAAGACTACGTAATTGCTGACGAGACTCTACAAGACGATTACGCAGTGAAAATGCTACGCAACGAAGCACGTTTAGAGCTTGGTATGGAGCGTTTCTTAGAGAAAGGCGGCTTTAAAGCATTCACTAACTGTTTTGAAGACTTATCAGGTCTTTCTGGTCTTCCAGGTCTTGCTACACAGCGCCTAATGTCGAAAGGCTATGGTTACGGTGGTGAGGGTGACTGGAAAACAGCTGCTATGGTTCGCATCATGAAAGTAATGGGTGAAGGCCGTGACGGCGGTTGTTCATTCATGGAAGATTACACTTACAACATGGGTGAGACTGACCAAGTACTTGGCGCGCACATGTTAGAAGTGTGTCCTTCAATTGCAGCACAAAAACCACGCCTTGAAGTTCACCAACACACTATCGGTGTGAAATGTGATGTAGGTCGTTTATTGTTTACTGCAAAACCGGGTGCTGCAATCAACGTATCACCAATTGATATGGGTAACCGTTTCCGTATCTTAATCAACGAAGTAGACACAGTGGCTCCGCCAGCTGATTTACCTCACTTACCTGTTGCTTCAGCGCTTTGGGAACCAAAACCAAATCTATCTGTAGCATCAGCTGCATGGATCCACGCCGGTGGTGCACACCACACTGCATACAGCCAAGCAGTAACAACCGATATGATTATCGATTTTGCTGAAATGGCTGGCGTTGAAACTATGATCATCGATAACGATACGACGATCCGTGGTTTCAAAACAGAGCTTCGTCATAACGCAGCTTACTACATGCTAAAACGTGGCCTGTAA
- a CDS encoding L-ribulose-5-phosphate 4-epimerase, translating into MSFTELKREVYEANMELQRRGLVIYTFGNVSQIDRDKGVIAIKPSGVSYDQMKADDMVIVDLENNIVEGSMRPSSDTKTHVHLYRHFDSIGGVTHTHSTYATAWAQAKQSIPCLGTTHADYVHGDITCTRELTDEQVNGDYELETGIQITDAYQDRDPKAAPMVIVAGHAPFTWGKDAAQSVYHAALLEEIARMAYLTRTLDPHAAELKKAVMDKHYLRKHGKNAYYGQSK; encoded by the coding sequence ATGAGTTTTACTGAACTAAAACGTGAAGTCTATGAAGCGAACATGGAGCTGCAACGTCGTGGCTTAGTGATTTATACCTTTGGTAACGTATCGCAAATCGACCGCGACAAAGGCGTAATTGCGATTAAACCAAGTGGTGTATCGTACGACCAAATGAAAGCCGATGACATGGTAATCGTCGACCTTGAAAACAACATTGTTGAAGGGTCTATGCGTCCGTCTTCTGACACTAAAACACATGTTCATTTATATCGCCACTTTGATTCAATTGGCGGTGTAACACACACGCATTCGACCTATGCAACTGCATGGGCGCAAGCAAAGCAAAGCATTCCTTGTCTTGGCACAACTCACGCTGACTATGTACACGGTGACATCACCTGTACTCGTGAGCTAACCGATGAGCAAGTGAATGGCGATTATGAATTAGAAACCGGTATTCAAATTACTGATGCGTATCAAGACCGCGATCCGAAAGCTGCACCTATGGTGATTGTTGCGGGTCATGCGCCTTTCACGTGGGGTAAAGATGCCGCTCAGTCTGTATACCATGCCGCGCTACTCGAAGAGATTGCACGCATGGCGTATTTAACACGCACTTTAGATCCACACGCAGCTGAACTTAAAAAAGCAGTGATGGATAAACATTATCTACGTAAGCACGGTAAAAACGCGTATTACGGTCAGAGCAAATAG
- a CDS encoding ribulokinase has protein sequence MSRYTLGLDYGSDSVRALLVDVATGEELASHLVNYPRWAQGLYCDPSKDQFRQHPQDYIDSLVEVVNGLWSQVPAGTADKVVGMSFDTTGSTPVAINSQGTPLALTEEFAENPNAMFILWKDHTSIKEANEITAAATNNDVNYLSHMGGIYSSEWYWAKALHIFRVDSSVKAATYSWVEHCDWMTALMCGTTHPEVLKLGRCATGHKQMWNEQWGGFPPNSFFSNIDPLLDGVVDTLNATTEPSDQVAGNLTAEWAEKLGLPQGIVVGYGAFDCHMGAVAANVRPGVLTKVMGTSTCDITVTSQEQLGDTCVKGICGQVDGSVIPGMVGLEAGQSAFGDLYAWFKNLVLWPTRQLTNLSDAEQALVNKLEDSILVELSKAAAALPVTSNDVTALDWVNGRRTPDADQSVAMALTGLKMGTDAPKFFKALVEATAFGARAITERFRSEGVPIESVVVIGGISKKSDYVMQTCADVWNCPIDVLESEQSCALGAAIMAAVAAGEHATVADAQKVMASSVCHQYLPNPERVAVYDELYANYQALASYVNGDKA, from the coding sequence ATGTCTCGTTATACGTTGGGATTAGACTACGGGTCAGACTCGGTAAGAGCATTACTCGTTGATGTTGCGACTGGTGAAGAACTTGCCAGCCATTTAGTAAACTACCCGCGCTGGGCACAAGGCTTATATTGTGACCCAAGTAAGGATCAGTTTCGTCAGCATCCACAAGACTATATTGATAGCCTTGTAGAAGTAGTAAATGGTCTATGGTCACAAGTTCCAGCGGGTACTGCAGACAAAGTCGTGGGTATGAGCTTTGATACAACTGGCTCAACGCCTGTGGCAATTAATAGCCAAGGTACACCACTGGCATTAACTGAAGAATTTGCAGAAAACCCAAATGCAATGTTCATTTTGTGGAAAGACCATACGTCTATTAAAGAAGCAAATGAAATCACTGCAGCTGCCACTAACAACGATGTGAACTACCTTTCACATATGGGCGGTATCTACTCTTCTGAGTGGTACTGGGCCAAAGCATTACATATTTTCCGCGTTGATAGCAGTGTAAAAGCAGCCACTTATTCATGGGTTGAGCACTGCGATTGGATGACCGCGCTAATGTGCGGCACAACACACCCTGAAGTATTAAAGCTAGGGCGTTGTGCAACGGGCCACAAACAAATGTGGAACGAGCAGTGGGGCGGTTTCCCACCAAACAGCTTCTTCAGCAATATCGACCCACTATTAGATGGTGTTGTTGATACGTTAAATGCAACCACAGAGCCAAGCGACCAAGTTGCCGGCAACTTAACTGCTGAGTGGGCCGAGAAGCTAGGTTTACCACAAGGTATTGTTGTTGGTTACGGTGCATTTGACTGTCACATGGGCGCAGTAGCAGCCAATGTTCGCCCTGGTGTTCTAACCAAAGTAATGGGTACTTCAACCTGTGACATCACTGTAACGTCTCAAGAGCAGCTAGGTGATACTTGCGTTAAAGGTATTTGTGGTCAAGTTGACGGCTCAGTGATCCCTGGAATGGTTGGCTTAGAAGCTGGTCAATCTGCGTTTGGTGATTTATACGCATGGTTCAAGAACCTCGTACTTTGGCCAACTCGCCAACTTACAAATTTATCTGACGCTGAGCAAGCGTTAGTTAACAAGCTAGAAGACTCAATCTTAGTTGAGTTATCAAAAGCGGCAGCTGCATTGCCTGTAACAAGCAACGATGTAACGGCGCTTGATTGGGTAAATGGTCGTCGTACGCCAGATGCTGACCAAAGCGTAGCCATGGCATTAACAGGCTTAAAAATGGGCACTGATGCACCTAAGTTCTTCAAAGCGCTTGTTGAAGCAACTGCGTTTGGCGCACGTGCTATCACTGAGCGTTTCCGTAGTGAAGGCGTGCCAATCGAGTCTGTGGTCGTTATCGGCGGTATTTCTAAAAAATCAGACTACGTAATGCAAACCTGTGCTGATGTTTGGAACTGTCCAATCGACGTTTTAGAAAGTGAGCAAAGCTGTGCATTGGGTGCGGCAATTATGGCTGCGGTTGCTGCAGGTGAGCACGCAACAGTGGCAGATGCTCAAAAAGTAATGGCGTCGTCAGTATGTCATCAGTACTTACCAAACCCTGAGCGCGTTGCTGTGTATGACGAGCTTTATGCTAACTACCAAGCACTTGCAAGCTATGTAAACGGAGACAAAGCATGA
- the tal gene encoding transaldolase, translated as MSSQLEQLKAVTTVVADTGDFEAINEYKPQDATTNPSLILNAIQIEKYRPLAAEAVLWAKAQSSDAAEVVTKAADKLAVLIGSKLMEQVPGLVSTEVDARLSFDTQATIDKALELVALYKEQGIDTSRVLIKIASTWEGIQAAKVLEAQGIRCNLTLVFAFAQARACAEVGAYLISPFVGRILDWYKAQDASADFDGANDPGVKSVTHIYNYFKKHGYDTIVMGASFRNIGEIQELAGCDRLTISPKLLAELAATDAPLTQKLLPATEKAEAPAAMTEQAFRWEMNEDAMATEKLSQGIRQFAIDQEKLESILSELV; from the coding sequence ATGTCTAGTCAATTAGAACAACTTAAAGCAGTGACAACCGTTGTTGCTGACACGGGTGATTTTGAAGCAATCAACGAATATAAACCGCAAGATGCAACAACAAACCCATCACTAATCTTAAACGCGATTCAAATTGAGAAATATCGCCCACTTGCTGCCGAAGCCGTATTATGGGCAAAAGCACAAAGCAGTGACGCAGCTGAAGTTGTAACAAAAGCAGCCGACAAGCTAGCGGTATTAATTGGCTCTAAATTAATGGAGCAAGTGCCGGGTTTAGTTTCAACAGAAGTGGATGCGCGTTTATCATTTGATACTCAAGCAACCATTGATAAAGCACTTGAGCTTGTTGCTCTATATAAAGAGCAAGGTATCGACACATCGCGCGTGTTAATCAAAATTGCTTCAACATGGGAAGGTATTCAAGCGGCTAAAGTACTTGAAGCGCAAGGTATCCGTTGTAACCTAACGCTGGTATTTGCATTTGCTCAAGCACGCGCTTGTGCCGAAGTAGGTGCTTACCTAATTTCACCATTCGTTGGTCGTATTCTTGACTGGTACAAAGCACAAGATGCAAGTGCTGATTTCGACGGTGCTAACGATCCGGGCGTTAAGTCAGTCACGCATATCTACAACTACTTCAAAAAGCACGGCTACGACACGATTGTAATGGGCGCAAGCTTCCGTAACATTGGTGAAATCCAAGAACTAGCAGGCTGTGACCGTTTAACTATCAGCCCTAAGTTACTTGCTGAACTAGCCGCAACTGACGCACCTTTAACTCAAAAACTATTACCAGCAACAGAAAAAGCTGAAGCGCCAGCAGCCATGACTGAGCAAGCTTTCCGCTGGGAAATGAATGAAGATGCTATGGCAACTGAAAAGCTAAGCCAAGGTATTCGTCAATTCGCAATTGACCAAGAGAAACTAGAGTCAATCTTAAGCGAACTAGTTTAA
- the tkt gene encoding transketolase: MTLPSSQSANAIRILAVDAVQQANSGHPGAPMGMADIAAVLWQNFHRHNPLNPDWSNRDRFVLSNGHGSMLQYALLHLSGYDVSIEDIKQFRQLHSKTPGHPEYGYTPGVETTTGPLGSGIANAVGMAIAEKTLAAQFNKPKFDIVDHFTYCFMGDGCLMEGISHEACSLAGTLGLGKLIAFWDDNGISIDGEVEGWFTDDTPARFESYGWQVIRDVDGHDMNAIAGAIEAAQSNTTQPTLICCKTVIGFGSPNKSGSHDCHGAPLGHDEIAAVREQLNWPHPAFEVPQEVYNEWNTQAKGQELEGAWQQKFAAYSKAHPELAKEYTRRVLEKALPANFAELADEYIAKCQADMQNIATRKASQNAITFFANQLPELMGGSADLAGSNLTLWPEAKGLQDAADGNYVFYGVREFGMSAIMNGIALHGGFIPFGATFLMFMEYARNAVRMAALMKAQSIFVYTHDSIGQGEDGPTHQPIEQIANLRMTPNMTAWRPCDETETAVAWRQSLLKETGPSSLIFSRQGTKAMTRDAQQVADIAKGGYVLVDSEQAAELILIATGSEVELAVNAAAELKAQGKQVRVVSMPSTNQFDSQDKAYRQSVLPAGTPKIAVEAAHRDFWFKYVGQDGDVLGMDTFGESAPGAVLLEHFGFTVANLVAKANALLAE, translated from the coding sequence ATGACCCTGCCTAGTTCTCAATCTGCAAATGCTATTCGCATACTTGCTGTCGATGCCGTTCAACAAGCCAACTCTGGCCACCCTGGTGCGCCTATGGGTATGGCTGATATTGCAGCTGTATTGTGGCAAAACTTTCACCGCCATAACCCATTAAATCCTGACTGGTCTAACCGTGACCGCTTTGTGTTATCAAATGGCCATGGTTCAATGCTTCAATATGCATTGTTACACCTAAGCGGTTATGACGTAAGCATCGAAGATATTAAGCAATTCCGTCAGCTTCACTCTAAAACACCGGGTCACCCAGAATATGGTTACACACCGGGTGTTGAAACAACGACAGGCCCATTAGGTTCTGGTATTGCTAACGCAGTTGGTATGGCCATCGCTGAAAAAACCTTAGCCGCGCAATTCAATAAGCCAAAGTTTGATATTGTTGATCACTTCACTTACTGCTTCATGGGTGACGGCTGTTTAATGGAAGGTATCTCGCACGAAGCATGTTCGCTGGCAGGTACGTTAGGTCTAGGCAAGCTAATCGCATTTTGGGATGACAATGGCATCTCTATCGATGGTGAAGTAGAAGGTTGGTTCACCGACGATACGCCTGCACGTTTTGAATCTTACGGCTGGCAAGTTATCCGTGATGTTGATGGTCACGATATGAATGCAATTGCCGGTGCAATCGAAGCGGCACAAAGCAATACTACGCAACCAACACTAATCTGTTGTAAAACAGTGATTGGTTTTGGCTCGCCAAATAAATCAGGTAGCCACGATTGTCACGGTGCACCACTGGGTCACGACGAAATCGCTGCAGTACGTGAGCAGCTAAATTGGCCACACCCAGCATTTGAAGTTCCACAAGAGGTTTATAACGAGTGGAATACCCAAGCAAAAGGCCAAGAGCTTGAAGGTGCATGGCAGCAAAAGTTTGCAGCTTATAGCAAAGCACATCCTGAACTTGCAAAAGAATATACACGTCGTGTTCTTGAAAAAGCATTACCAGCTAACTTCGCTGAATTAGCTGATGAGTACATTGCTAAATGCCAAGCCGACATGCAAAACATTGCGACACGTAAGGCATCACAAAATGCGATCACTTTCTTTGCTAACCAGCTTCCAGAATTAATGGGTGGCTCTGCTGACCTTGCCGGTTCTAACTTAACCTTATGGCCAGAAGCAAAAGGTTTACAAGATGCTGCTGATGGTAACTACGTGTTCTATGGCGTACGTGAGTTTGGTATGAGCGCAATCATGAATGGTATTGCATTACATGGTGGCTTCATTCCATTTGGCGCAACCTTCTTAATGTTTATGGAATACGCACGTAATGCTGTACGTATGGCAGCATTAATGAAAGCACAGAGCATTTTTGTGTATACCCATGACTCAATCGGTCAAGGTGAAGATGGCCCAACTCACCAACCAATCGAGCAAATCGCTAACCTTCGCATGACACCAAACATGACTGCATGGCGTCCGTGTGATGAAACTGAAACAGCAGTAGCTTGGCGTCAATCGTTATTAAAAGAAACAGGCCCAAGTTCACTGATCTTCAGCCGTCAGGGTACCAAAGCAATGACACGTGATGCACAGCAAGTTGCTGATATTGCAAAAGGGGGTTATGTACTTGTTGATAGCGAACAAGCTGCAGAGCTTATTCTTATTGCAACGGGTTCTGAGGTAGAACTAGCTGTGAATGCTGCTGCTGAGCTAAAAGCACAAGGCAAGCAAGTTCGCGTGGTATCTATGCCATCAACGAATCAGTTTGACAGCCAAGACAAAGCATATCGTCAAAGCGTGCTACCAGCTGGTACACCAAAGATTGCTGTTGAAGCGGCACACCGTGACTTCTGGTTCAAGTATGTTGGCCAAGATGGTGATGTACTAGGCATGGACACATTTGGTGAGTCAGCGCCAGGCGCGGTATTGCTTGAGCATTTTGGTTTCACAGTGGCAAACCTAGTTGCAAAAGCAAACGCATTGCTTGCTGAATAA